The DNA window tcaaaatgaaTTAACACATATATTCACCTATAAATTAATCCTCATTTTCAACCATCAAAACAACAACTACTATCTAGTTTTCTCTTTACTCAGTACACCATTTAAACATGACCACTCCGGCGACCACCACCACCATCCTCCTCCTCTTTTTCTCGGCCACCCTTAGCATCGTGATGGCGGACATGTCAATCATCGAGTATGACAACAAACACCCCTCAAAATCTCGGAGCGACGAAGAAATGATGGATATttacaaaacatggatgacaaAACATGGTAAAGCTTACAATGGGATTGAGGAATCCGAAAAGCGCTTCAATATTTTTAAGGATAATTTTCTCTTTGTCAATGCTCATAACTCGGAGGAACGGACCTACAAGGTTGGATTGAATATGTTTGCCGATCTAACCGACGAAGAGTACCGATCATACTACCTTGGCATGAAATATGATGCTCGTGACCATTTTGTTCAGTCAAAGCTGGCCAGCAAAAGGTATGCTGCCTCCTCCGGTGAAAATCTTCCGGAGTCGGTTGACTGGAGGAAGGAAGGCGCCGTTGGATCAATTAAGAACCAGGGAGAATGCGGTAAGGTTtctaaattaatcaatttttggTTAAAGTTTTGTGTTAGAGAAagtaaaattaacttttttttacgtAGGTttgaagaaacaaaataaactctttctaataaaacaatatttgtgTCAAATTATAAATGAAGATAATTTAACGGTTTCCAAATTAATTTAAGGCTAGCTAGATACAATTGATTTCAtgttttattaaagtttatattttaatggaTTTTAAGTTTTCTATAGACTTATGACTACGTactagtttaaatttttaagttttaatctttaagtttttgatgtatttttttttataaataaagacgTTATAACTTAGAGAGTTACTGAAAAattctttcatgaaatttttataaaatggagGACCCATGGTATATCTtgtttttagattaattttttgttCTCGCCTACATTTTTTTATCTACTTTGTGtgtgtttttgtttaatatcaGGAAGTTGTTGGGCTTTCTCGGCGGTTGCGGCGGTGGAAGGAATCAACAAGATAGTGACGGGAGAACTTATTGATTTATCCGAGCAAGAACTTATCGACTGCGACCGAGCTCTCAACAAGGGCTGCAAAGGCGGACGAATGGAACGTGCTTTCAAATTCATTACTAGCAACGGTGGTATAGACACCGAGTCAGATTATCCTTATCTCGTCGCGGACGGCGTATGCAATACCACTAAAGTTAGTATTGCTCTTGTGTGCGTGCGTGCATGCATGACTTTGGtgttccttaattaatttacatatgtGTGTTGATTGATCGAATGATTGCGCGCAGTTGAATAAGAAGATGGTGAGCATAGACAGTTACGAATTCGTTCCTGCCAACAACGAATATGATTTGAAAAAAGCGGTCGCACATCAGCCAATCAGCGTCGCCATTGAAGCTTATGGCAGGGAATTTAGACTTTATGAGTCGGTAAGTAGTCCTAAATGAAAAGgtttactattttttttggttaattcGATGCTACCACTAGAGGCACTACCTATATCCCACTCATGAAGTGACACATATACACAAAAGTGAAGCATTACCTCTctcatttgttgatttttttttctcttttgtacaTGTGGCGCTTTCTTAATGATACATGATGGACTACATGTATTGGTATCATCGAACTAACCAattgtttttgtgatttttgaGATTTAAAAGAGTATTTTGTGATTCTTTTCATATTAAAGGGTATTTTCACGGGCAATTGTGGAACCGCGTTGGACCATGCGGTGGCGGCGGTGGGGTATGGAAGTGAGCACGGAGTTGATTATTGGATCGTTAGAAACTCGTGGGGAGAGAATTGGGGTGAAGAAGGATATGTTAGGTTGAAGCGAAACGTCTTTTCAAGAAAGGGTAAATGCGGTATAGCTATGCTCGCTTCTTATCCCGTCAAGACTGGAAATGCAACCTTCATCTGAAGAATTAAAAACTAGTAATGATGTCTTCCATGTTAAAATAAGGTTGTTGGGATGCATGGTGCCCTATGTTGTTTGATAAAATGTTCTCTTTAACAAATCATGtttcattaatgaaataataataataataataataataataataataaataatgatgagcactttaaagttttattagagttgaaatgcatttaaaaaaaaatatatattctatattctTAACTTGCGAGAATCAGTCAAACTTCGAACAGAATGGTCAGCTAAAAAATGTCCCGTGAAAAACATATAACTATACCTAACAATCAACATATAATAAAACTCTCATACTACTTAAACAACCATGAGTacacaagaa is part of the Impatiens glandulifera chromosome 1, dImpGla2.1, whole genome shotgun sequence genome and encodes:
- the LOC124936620 gene encoding zingipain-2-like yields the protein MTTPATTTTILLLFFSATLSIVMADMSIIEYDNKHPSKSRSDEEMMDIYKTWMTKHGKAYNGIEESEKRFNIFKDNFLFVNAHNSEERTYKVGLNMFADLTDEEYRSYYLGMKYDARDHFVQSKLASKRYAASSGENLPESVDWRKEGAVGSIKNQGECGSCWAFSAVAAVEGINKIVTGELIDLSEQELIDCDRALNKGCKGGRMERAFKFITSNGGIDTESDYPYLVADGVCNTTKLNKKMVSIDSYEFVPANNEYDLKKAVAHQPISVAIEAYGREFRLYESGIFTGNCGTALDHAVAAVGYGSEHGVDYWIVRNSWGENWGEEGYVRLKRNVFSRKGKCGIAMLASYPVKLSPNPAQSSSTIFSLSVLYPSSRTHSLVNS